The following proteins come from a genomic window of Ornithinimicrobium cryptoxanthini:
- the hflX gene encoding GTPase HflX: MTNTDANRTNRDNIARGHLLDERAAALDGAPNDPTYDEGLESFDGDQFDREEREALRRVPGLSTELEDVTEVEYRQLRLERVVLAGIWTEGTLIEAENSLRELAALAETAGSTVLEGMIQRRTNPDPATYLGSGKAEELRDVVIAEGADTVVVDGELGPSQRRALEDVVKVKVIDRTALILDIFAQHAKSKEGRAQVELAQLQYLLPRLRGWGESMSRQAGGRVAGGEGIGSRGPGETKIELDRRRINQRIAKLRRDIKGMKTTRDTKRASRKVNHVPSVAIVGYTNAGKSSLLNRLTGAGVLVQDQLFATLDTTVRRAETSEGRPYTLTDTVGFVRSLPHQLVEAFRSTLEEAADADVLLHVVDGSHPDPEGQIVAVHEVLAEVEAGENREIIAVNKADLADPEVLDRLQRANPDVAIVSARTGRGLESLTAMIEAALPRPEIEVDVLVPYERGDLVSRLHAEGDVLTEEHTPEGTRLTAKVTADLHGVLGSYAV; this comes from the coding sequence ATGACGAACACTGACGCCAACCGCACCAACCGCGACAACATCGCGAGGGGGCACCTCCTGGACGAGCGCGCCGCTGCGCTGGACGGCGCCCCCAACGATCCGACATACGACGAAGGTCTCGAGTCCTTTGACGGGGACCAGTTTGACCGCGAGGAGCGCGAGGCGCTGCGTCGTGTCCCTGGGCTGTCCACCGAGCTCGAGGACGTCACCGAGGTCGAGTACCGCCAGCTGCGGCTGGAGCGTGTCGTCCTGGCCGGCATCTGGACGGAGGGCACGCTGATCGAGGCGGAGAACTCGCTGCGGGAGCTGGCCGCGCTCGCCGAGACCGCCGGCTCCACCGTGCTGGAGGGGATGATCCAGCGGCGCACCAACCCGGACCCGGCGACCTATCTGGGATCGGGCAAGGCGGAGGAGCTGCGTGACGTGGTGATCGCCGAGGGCGCTGACACCGTCGTCGTCGACGGCGAGCTGGGCCCGTCGCAGCGGCGCGCCCTGGAGGACGTCGTGAAGGTCAAGGTGATCGACCGGACCGCCCTGATCCTCGACATCTTTGCCCAGCACGCCAAGTCCAAGGAGGGCCGTGCCCAGGTCGAGCTGGCGCAGCTGCAGTATCTGCTGCCGCGCCTGCGTGGCTGGGGTGAGTCGATGTCTCGGCAGGCCGGTGGTCGGGTGGCCGGCGGTGAGGGCATCGGCTCCCGCGGCCCCGGTGAGACCAAGATCGAGCTGGACCGGCGGCGCATCAACCAGCGCATCGCCAAGCTGCGCCGCGACATCAAGGGCATGAAGACCACGCGGGACACCAAGCGTGCCTCGCGCAAGGTCAACCACGTGCCGTCGGTGGCTATCGTCGGCTACACCAATGCCGGCAAGTCCTCGCTCCTCAACCGGCTCACCGGGGCCGGCGTGCTGGTGCAGGACCAGTTGTTTGCGACGCTCGACACGACGGTGCGTCGGGCCGAGACGAGTGAGGGCCGGCCCTACACGTTGACCGACACCGTCGGGTTCGTGCGCTCACTGCCGCACCAGCTCGTCGAGGCGTTCCGCTCGACCCTGGAGGAGGCGGCCGACGCCGACGTGCTGCTGCACGTCGTCGACGGGTCGCACCCCGACCCGGAGGGTCAGATCGTGGCCGTGCACGAGGTGCTCGCCGAGGTCGAGGCCGGGGAGAACCGCGAGATCATCGCCGTCAACAAGGCCGATCTGGCCGACCCCGAGGTGCTGGACCGGCTGCAGCGGGCCAATCCCGACGTGGCGATCGTCTCGGCGCGCACGGGCCGGGGGCTGGAGTCGCTGACCGCGATGATCGAGGCCGCGCTGCCGCGCCCGGAGATCGAGGTCGACGTGCTGGTGCCCTATGAGCGTGGTGACCTGGTGAGCCGCCTGCACGCCGAGGGCGACGTGCTGACCGAGGAGCACACGCCGGAGGGCACGCGCCTGACGGCGAAGGTGACTGCGGACCTGCACGGCGTCCTGGGCTCCTACGCCGTCTGA
- a CDS encoding MGH1-like glycoside hydrolase domain-containing protein produces the protein MNAEQQRVAESDDARAPWRLWGPYVSARQWGTVREDYSADGNAWAHLPFEHSHQRAYRWGEDGLAGLCDIDGFLNLGLALWNGRDDRLKERLFGLTNPQGNHGEDAKEHWWAIEGTPTHSYAQWLYRYPQAAFPYQDLIDGNAARGYDDDEYELFDTGVLQENRFFDVVVTHAKAAPTDIVMEVTATNHGPEAAPLHLVPQLWFRNTWSWGLDDRRPAIVLAGEEGEYAEGQVVLEAHHHELGQVRLTADGAPRVLFCDNETNYADLYGEDAVPASHTGYPKDAIDRAVVHGEDAGNPGQTGTKAALWWQFDEVGPGDSVTVRLRLTAQQSPATPQVHEPQPPTLKPADEVLQTRRREADEFYAEVIPEGTSADDRHTARRAFAGLQWGKQLYLYDVTRWLAGDPAQPPPPPQRADRHAGRNVHWQHVNLAEVISMPDEWEYPWFATWDLAFHTVPLAHVDPAFAKFQLLLMCREWAMHPNGQLPAYEWNFSDVNPPVHPWAAWQVYSIDGNRDRDFLQRIVLKMLLNFPWWVNRKDADGSNVFEGGFLGMDNVGLFDRSEELPGGGRLEQADATAWMGMFCLRMLRMSVELAREDPAWDEVATKFLVHFLAIAETMEDAGADHTSLWDPEMRFFQDVLVEDDGTAHRMPVRSMVGLLPLTGVSILPNWVAQELPDLTDFLRGWIERRPELQDALLHTNFHGFSVRTLSMLSQEQLASLVGYLLDEDEFLAPHGIRSLSAAHREGLTVRIGDDELGLRYEPAESRSGMFGGNSNWRGPIWFPVNAMLTDAVRIYGRGAGIDMRVEFPTGSGHRMSLTQIATELEQRLVSLFRPGPDGRRPSTPIHHPSGPLWDVHPTFSEYFNGDNGTGLGASHQTGWTAMVAHYICAPEGITNR, from the coding sequence GTGAACGCCGAGCAGCAGAGAGTCGCCGAGTCCGACGATGCCCGCGCGCCGTGGCGCCTGTGGGGTCCCTACGTCTCCGCCCGGCAGTGGGGCACGGTCCGGGAGGACTACTCCGCCGACGGCAACGCCTGGGCCCACCTGCCGTTCGAGCACTCCCACCAGCGGGCCTACCGCTGGGGCGAGGACGGGCTGGCCGGCCTGTGCGACATCGACGGCTTCCTCAACCTCGGTCTGGCGCTGTGGAACGGCCGCGACGACCGGCTCAAGGAGCGGCTGTTCGGCCTGACCAACCCGCAGGGCAACCACGGCGAGGACGCCAAGGAGCACTGGTGGGCCATCGAGGGCACGCCGACGCACAGCTATGCCCAGTGGCTCTACCGCTACCCGCAGGCCGCTTTCCCCTATCAGGACCTGATCGACGGCAACGCCGCCCGTGGCTACGACGACGACGAGTATGAGCTCTTCGACACTGGTGTGCTGCAGGAGAACCGGTTCTTCGACGTCGTCGTGACCCACGCCAAGGCCGCGCCCACCGACATCGTCATGGAGGTGACCGCCACCAACCACGGCCCGGAGGCGGCGCCCCTGCACCTGGTGCCACAGCTCTGGTTCCGCAACACCTGGTCGTGGGGCCTGGACGACCGGCGTCCGGCGATCGTCCTGGCAGGGGAGGAGGGGGAGTATGCCGAGGGCCAGGTCGTGCTCGAGGCGCACCACCACGAGCTGGGCCAGGTCCGGCTCACTGCCGACGGTGCGCCACGGGTCCTGTTCTGCGACAACGAGACCAACTATGCAGACCTCTATGGCGAGGACGCCGTCCCGGCCAGCCACACGGGATACCCGAAGGACGCGATCGACCGAGCCGTCGTCCATGGCGAGGACGCCGGCAACCCGGGGCAGACCGGCACCAAGGCCGCCCTCTGGTGGCAGTTCGACGAGGTCGGTCCCGGGGACAGCGTGACCGTCCGGCTCAGGCTGACCGCACAGCAGTCCCCGGCGACCCCGCAGGTCCACGAGCCCCAGCCCCCGACCCTCAAGCCCGCCGACGAGGTGCTACAGACGCGCCGCCGCGAGGCTGACGAGTTCTATGCCGAGGTCATCCCGGAGGGCACCAGTGCCGACGACCGGCACACCGCCCGCCGCGCCTTCGCCGGCCTCCAGTGGGGCAAGCAGCTCTATCTCTATGACGTGACGCGCTGGCTGGCCGGCGACCCGGCCCAACCGCCACCGCCTCCGCAACGTGCGGATCGGCATGCCGGCCGCAACGTGCACTGGCAGCACGTCAACCTCGCCGAGGTCATCTCGATGCCGGACGAGTGGGAGTATCCCTGGTTCGCCACCTGGGACCTGGCCTTCCACACCGTGCCGCTGGCCCACGTCGACCCCGCGTTCGCGAAGTTCCAGCTGCTGCTCATGTGCCGTGAGTGGGCGATGCACCCCAACGGCCAGCTGCCCGCCTACGAGTGGAACTTCTCCGACGTCAACCCGCCCGTGCACCCGTGGGCGGCGTGGCAGGTCTACAGCATCGACGGCAACCGGGACCGGGACTTCCTGCAGCGGATCGTGCTCAAGATGCTGCTCAACTTCCCCTGGTGGGTCAACCGCAAGGACGCAGACGGCTCCAACGTCTTTGAGGGCGGTTTCCTCGGGATGGACAACGTCGGCCTCTTCGACCGCTCTGAGGAGCTGCCCGGGGGCGGGCGCCTGGAGCAGGCTGACGCGACGGCGTGGATGGGGATGTTCTGCCTGCGGATGCTGCGGATGTCGGTGGAGCTCGCTCGCGAGGACCCTGCCTGGGACGAGGTGGCCACCAAGTTCCTGGTCCACTTCCTGGCGATCGCGGAGACGATGGAGGACGCCGGGGCCGACCACACCTCGCTGTGGGACCCGGAGATGCGGTTCTTCCAGGACGTGCTCGTGGAGGACGACGGCACGGCGCACCGGATGCCGGTGCGCTCGATGGTCGGGCTGCTGCCGCTGACCGGGGTGTCGATCCTGCCCAACTGGGTCGCTCAGGAGCTGCCCGACCTCACGGACTTCTTGCGTGGGTGGATCGAGCGTCGTCCAGAACTGCAGGATGCGTTGTTGCACACCAACTTCCACGGCTTTTCGGTGCGCACGCTGTCGATGCTCAGCCAGGAGCAGCTCGCCTCGCTGGTCGGCTATCTGCTCGACGAGGACGAGTTCCTCGCCCCGCACGGCATCCGCTCCCTGTCGGCAGCGCACCGGGAGGGCCTGACGGTCCGGATCGGCGACGACGAGCTCGGCCTGCGCTACGAGCCGGCCGAGTCCCGGTCCGGCATGTTCGGTGGCAACTCCAACTGGCGCGGCCCGATCTGGTTCCCGGTGAACGCCATGCTCACCGACGCCGTGCGGATCTATGGCCGTGGTGCCGGCATCGACATGCGGGTCGAGTTCCCCACCGGCTCCGGCCACCGGATGTCGTTGACTCAGATCGCGACCGAGCTCGAGCAGCGTCTCGTCTCGCTCTTCCGTCCCGGTCCGGACGGACGACGGCCGAGCACGCCGATCCACCACCCGAGCGGCCCGCTGTGGGACGTGCACCCGACGTTCAGCGAATACTTCAACGGGGACAACGGGACCGGTCTGGGCGCCTCGCACCAGACGGGCTGGACGGCCATGGTCGCTCACTACATCTGCGCACCCGAGGGCATCACCAACCGCTGA
- a CDS encoding MFS transporter, whose translation MPSHHPVQPDPVQPDPAQPHPDQPDPDRLDPGPPARRGLPLLISNALDAAGRQAADLATDVLAVVVLGASAAQMGVLNALGTLAFLVLGIPVGVIVDRSPTVRLLLGSGVVRTLLLTSVVLAWSLDVLTMMHLYAVALLAGTAALVAETTQTAIVPRVVGTAGVSRLVSRLQSAESVITLVVPVLAGGLVALSGAGVTLAVGATLTLLAALVVLRLPVQSVESTGSAEGEPGARAALARFFHEAHLGWATLRSRPALWRLSLGTMSVNLGLAVYSAIEVVLVLRELDLGAATLGLIMSAGGVGGLLGSLVAVPLADRLGVPRVLRGSLLLLAPTAALTLVALLDRDRATAWLLAGTFLWGVVIVAYNVVNAGLTAELTPTELLGRVGATRRTLTMGIVPVGGVAGGLLADSAGMVTTVAAWIVLNSVGAAIALTAPLDAAKGTPPEG comes from the coding sequence ATGCCTTCGCACCACCCTGTCCAGCCCGATCCTGTCCAGCCCGATCCTGCCCAGCCCCATCCGGACCAGCCCGATCCTGACCGACTCGACCCCGGCCCACCCGCGCGGCGCGGACTGCCGCTGCTGATCTCCAACGCCCTCGACGCCGCCGGTCGACAGGCCGCTGACCTGGCGACCGATGTCCTTGCCGTGGTCGTGCTGGGCGCGAGTGCCGCCCAGATGGGAGTGCTCAACGCCCTGGGGACGCTCGCCTTCCTCGTCCTCGGGATCCCCGTGGGCGTCATCGTCGACAGGTCACCCACCGTCCGGCTGCTGCTGGGCTCTGGCGTGGTCCGCACCCTCCTGCTCACCAGCGTCGTCCTCGCCTGGTCGCTGGACGTGCTCACGATGATGCACCTGTATGCCGTGGCTCTCCTGGCCGGCACCGCAGCACTGGTCGCAGAGACCACGCAGACGGCGATCGTGCCGCGGGTCGTCGGGACGGCGGGCGTGTCCCGGTTGGTCTCGCGCCTGCAGTCTGCCGAGTCTGTGATCACCCTGGTGGTGCCGGTTCTCGCGGGCGGGCTCGTGGCCCTCAGCGGTGCCGGGGTGACCCTGGCGGTGGGAGCCACCCTCACCCTCCTGGCCGCCCTCGTCGTCCTGCGACTGCCCGTGCAGAGCGTCGAGTCGACCGGGTCAGCCGAGGGCGAGCCGGGTGCCCGCGCCGCGCTCGCCCGCTTCTTCCACGAGGCACACCTGGGCTGGGCCACCCTGCGCTCCCGACCGGCCCTGTGGCGCCTGTCGCTGGGGACCATGTCGGTCAACCTCGGCCTGGCCGTCTACTCCGCGATCGAGGTCGTGCTGGTGCTGCGCGAGCTGGACCTCGGAGCGGCGACGCTCGGGCTGATCATGTCGGCCGGAGGAGTGGGCGGCCTGCTGGGCTCCCTGGTCGCGGTCCCGCTCGCGGACCGGCTCGGCGTGCCGCGGGTGCTGCGCGGGTCCCTGCTGCTGCTGGCTCCCACCGCGGCCCTGACCCTGGTCGCGCTGCTCGACCGCGATCGCGCCACCGCCTGGTTGTTGGCCGGGACGTTCCTGTGGGGCGTGGTGATCGTGGCCTACAACGTGGTCAACGCCGGCCTGACAGCCGAGCTGACACCCACCGAGCTGCTGGGTCGGGTCGGCGCAACCCGCCGCACCCTGACGATGGGCATCGTGCCGGTCGGTGGTGTCGCCGGCGGACTGCTGGCCGACAGCGCCGGGATGGTGACCACCGTCGCGGCCTGGATCGTCCTCAACTCGGTCGGCGCCGCCATCGCCCTCACCGCACCCCTCGACGCAGCGAAGGGCACACCACCCGAAGGCTGA
- a CDS encoding class I SAM-dependent methyltransferase produces the protein MAQDHYFTAEPASPAELREREVVLAGRPVVVSTAGGIFSPDGIDKGTSVLLKHAPDPPASGTFLDLGSGWGPLALTMALHSPGATVHAVDVNQRALDLVRRNAAALGCTVTALTPQDAPGDTAYDLIWSNPPIRVGKAVLHEMLQTWLPRLAPGGQAWLVVQKNLGADSLQKWLATQFPDLAVDRPSTSGGFRLIRVVRD, from the coding sequence ATGGCTCAGGACCACTACTTCACCGCCGAACCCGCCTCGCCCGCCGAGCTGCGCGAGCGTGAGGTCGTGCTCGCCGGGCGCCCCGTCGTCGTGTCAACCGCCGGTGGGATCTTCTCGCCCGACGGCATCGACAAGGGCACCTCGGTGCTGCTGAAGCACGCACCCGACCCGCCCGCCAGCGGCACCTTCCTGGACCTGGGCTCTGGCTGGGGACCGTTGGCCCTGACGATGGCGCTCCACTCCCCGGGGGCCACCGTCCACGCCGTCGACGTCAACCAGCGCGCGCTGGATTTGGTGCGCCGCAACGCGGCCGCGCTCGGGTGCACCGTGACCGCCCTGACACCGCAGGACGCCCCCGGCGACACGGCATACGACCTGATCTGGTCCAACCCGCCGATCCGGGTGGGCAAAGCCGTCCTGCACGAGATGCTGCAGACCTGGCTGCCGCGGCTGGCGCCCGGCGGTCAGGCGTGGCTCGTTGTGCAGAAGAACCTCGGGGCCGACTCCCTGCAGAAGTGGTTGGCGACGCAGTTCCCGGACCTGGCGGTCGACCGTCCCAGCACGAGCGGCGGCTTCCGGCTCATCCGTGTCGTGCGGGACTGA
- the miaA gene encoding tRNA (adenosine(37)-N6)-dimethylallyltransferase MiaA: MSDQLPVVAVVGATATGKSDLGLALAQRWGGEVINADASQFYRGMDIGTAKLTSQERAGVPHHQLDVLDVTQEASVADYQAGARADLVAIRSRGHIPVVVGGSGLYVRALLDRLEIPPTDPQVRARWEAELERVGVAELHARLTAADPEAAARIQPRNGRRIVRALEVTELTGRPFSATLPRREYAVPTVQIGLSADREVLAGRIAHRVDRMWERGLVEEARALEERGLREGRTASRAIGYAQVLAMLDGTLTPEAAREDTGNATRRLVRRQEAWFGPDPRITWLPHDADDLVDQVVQTVTGLT, encoded by the coding sequence ATGTCCGACCAGCTGCCGGTGGTCGCCGTCGTGGGAGCGACCGCGACGGGCAAGTCCGACCTCGGGCTGGCCCTGGCGCAGCGGTGGGGAGGCGAGGTGATCAACGCCGATGCCTCGCAGTTCTATCGCGGCATGGACATCGGCACCGCCAAGCTGACCTCGCAGGAGCGCGCAGGCGTGCCGCACCACCAGCTCGACGTGCTGGACGTCACCCAGGAGGCCAGCGTCGCGGACTACCAGGCCGGTGCCCGCGCCGACCTCGTGGCGATCCGGTCACGCGGCCACATCCCCGTCGTCGTGGGGGGCTCGGGCCTCTATGTCCGTGCCCTGCTGGACCGCCTCGAGATCCCGCCGACCGATCCGCAGGTCAGGGCCAGGTGGGAGGCGGAGCTGGAGCGGGTCGGGGTTGCTGAGCTCCATGCCCGGCTCACGGCAGCCGACCCCGAGGCCGCCGCGCGCATCCAGCCGCGCAACGGGCGGCGCATCGTGCGGGCGCTGGAGGTCACCGAGCTCACCGGCCGGCCCTTCAGCGCCACCCTGCCCCGGCGAGAGTATGCCGTGCCAACAGTCCAGATCGGCCTGTCCGCCGACCGCGAGGTGCTGGCCGGGCGCATTGCCCACCGGGTGGACCGGATGTGGGAGCGGGGGCTGGTCGAGGAGGCGCGAGCCCTGGAGGAACGCGGTCTGCGGGAGGGGCGCACAGCATCGAGGGCCATCGGCTACGCCCAGGTGCTGGCCATGCTGGACGGGACGCTCACCCCGGAGGCGGCACGCGAGGACACCGGCAACGCGACCCGCCGGCTGGTCCGCCGCCAGGAGGCGTGGTTCGGCCCAGACCCTCGCATCACCTGGTTGCCCCACGATGCGGACGACCTCGTGGACCAGGTGGTGCAGACCGTCACCGGGCTCACGTAG
- a CDS encoding isopenicillin N synthase family dioxygenase: protein MTEHLPVLDLSLADDPATADLFREQLREATHDYGFFYLVGHGIEPSLTSEVISVAREFFALPEADKLEIENVTSPHYRGYTRVGGERTQGKVDWREQIDIGPERAAVPAGPDVPDYWALQGPNLWPSALLRVREVVETWNQTLSDVATRLLAEWAESLGQPRDIFDETFGDAPATLTKVVGYPGRVEGGTEQGVGWHNDSGVLTLLLVEPGKAGLQVERHGEPLDAPPIEGALIVNIGEMLEWATDGYLKATNHRVLAPEAGTDRISVPYFHNPRLDAVFPKLALPEHLAARAPGVTLDESNPILGVYGENALKSRVRAHPDVTEAHHPHLLPPQQRSA, encoded by the coding sequence ATGACTGAGCACCTGCCCGTCCTTGACCTCTCCCTCGCCGACGACCCGGCCACCGCAGACCTGTTCCGTGAGCAGTTGCGTGAGGCGACCCATGACTACGGCTTCTTCTATCTCGTCGGCCACGGCATCGAGCCGTCCCTGACCAGCGAGGTCATCAGCGTCGCCCGCGAGTTCTTCGCCCTGCCCGAGGCCGACAAGCTTGAGATCGAAAACGTCACCAGCCCGCACTATCGCGGCTACACCCGCGTCGGCGGGGAGCGCACCCAGGGCAAGGTCGACTGGCGCGAACAGATCGACATCGGCCCCGAACGTGCGGCGGTCCCGGCCGGACCAGACGTCCCGGACTACTGGGCGCTGCAGGGCCCCAACCTGTGGCCGAGCGCCCTGCTGCGGGTCCGCGAGGTCGTGGAGACCTGGAACCAAACCCTCTCGGACGTGGCCACCCGCCTGCTGGCGGAGTGGGCCGAGTCCCTCGGTCAGCCGCGCGACATCTTCGACGAGACCTTCGGCGACGCGCCCGCGACCCTGACCAAGGTGGTGGGCTATCCGGGTCGCGTTGAGGGCGGCACCGAGCAGGGCGTCGGGTGGCACAACGACTCTGGCGTGCTCACGCTGCTGCTGGTTGAGCCGGGCAAGGCTGGGCTGCAGGTTGAGCGGCACGGCGAGCCGCTGGACGCACCACCGATCGAGGGGGCCCTGATCGTCAACATCGGCGAGATGCTCGAGTGGGCGACCGACGGCTACCTCAAGGCCACCAATCACCGGGTGCTCGCTCCCGAGGCAGGCACTGACCGGATCTCGGTGCCCTACTTTCACAACCCGAGGCTGGATGCTGTCTTCCCCAAGCTCGCCCTGCCGGAGCACCTGGCCGCTCGGGCTCCGGGGGTGACGCTCGACGAGAGCAACCCGATCCTGGGTGTCTACGGCGAGAACGCGCTCAAGAGCAGGGTCCGGGCCCACCCGGACGTCACCGAGGCGCACCACCCGCACCTGCTGCCGCCGCAACAGCGCAGCGCCTGA
- a CDS encoding cupredoxin domain-containing protein: MSHQSKTTGQRDASHRRGPRLSAAATIGILLAVLSGCSEDEAPQSPTTSLSAEDPLITISDFDYSFSGTFEPGATITVHNQDNVGHTVTSDTDGQFDVAVGPGETVTFTGPDEPGDYPFHCTPHPNMVSTLTVG; encoded by the coding sequence ATGAGCCACCAGAGCAAGACCACGGGCCAGCGCGACGCCAGCCACCGGCGGGGTCCTCGCCTCTCCGCCGCCGCAACGATCGGCATACTCCTGGCGGTGCTGTCCGGCTGCTCGGAGGACGAGGCCCCGCAGAGCCCGACCACCTCGCTGAGTGCCGAGGACCCCCTGATCACGATCAGCGACTTCGACTACTCCTTCAGCGGCACGTTCGAGCCCGGCGCCACCATCACCGTGCACAACCAGGACAACGTCGGGCACACCGTCACCTCCGACACCGACGGCCAGTTCGATGTCGCCGTGGGGCCAGGGGAGACGGTCACCTTCACCGGACCTGACGAACCTGGCGACTACCCCTTCCACTGCACCCCCCACCCGAACATGGTCTCGACGCTCACGGTGGGCTGA
- a CDS encoding PQQ-binding-like beta-propeller repeat protein produces MRCSLLLPTLPCVALVLVACQAEVVDDTTDVSTTTDVSTTTTSPAQPSGVSSTSQGSSDASGSSASPSARSTTAREQELARVRWHNGDIVPASEPVLVGDALVLYTLADEQLQITGIDPQDGAVLWSSPASVSLRPRGQSLSVVGVDSLVAHLAPSESGPADAAAAFAVLRDPGTGREVLRSARALSHADLPSVCPHDDTLACVTVPVDGDWSLQSLLADGGLESPPESAAGVPGWTGIGPLGLSRVAEDGTQVGRIVDGQLTWQIDTTQTFAAGQSTDTGWSFYSFGDGSVLVGSIGLGTGPPADGEAWDMTDQLTLGMDAETGEVLWRAPATSNFCDPDMTGADDDPLLACLWRDGQAVAQDGSLTYQDIDIDLVRLDPMTGERLWQVGLGATTSADAEPSRPEPWLVSPTEVAVTASDGLRIIDIETGADRPATTSDRHWVEDHDLVDIQTPGIAKDRVLASDRYQLLDGTGESAPGAPWPLPGPIGTALAEGTGVVVAEPDGLTAYADPGAGR; encoded by the coding sequence ATGCGCTGCTCACTCCTGCTGCCGACCCTCCCGTGCGTCGCGCTGGTCCTCGTGGCCTGCCAGGCCGAGGTGGTCGATGACACCACGGACGTGAGCACCACCACGGACGTGAGTACCACCACGACCAGCCCAGCTCAGCCGTCCGGGGTCAGCTCCACGTCACAGGGTTCCAGCGACGCCTCGGGATCGTCCGCGTCACCCAGCGCCCGGTCCACCACCGCTCGGGAGCAGGAGCTGGCCCGTGTCCGCTGGCACAACGGCGACATCGTGCCCGCCTCTGAGCCCGTCCTGGTCGGCGACGCACTCGTGCTCTACACCCTGGCGGACGAGCAGCTGCAGATCACGGGCATCGACCCACAGGACGGTGCGGTGCTCTGGTCCAGTCCTGCCAGCGTCTCGCTGCGTCCGCGCGGGCAGTCACTCAGCGTCGTGGGGGTTGACAGCCTGGTGGCTCACCTCGCCCCGTCAGAGTCGGGGCCGGCAGACGCGGCTGCGGCGTTTGCAGTCCTGCGCGATCCCGGGACCGGGCGGGAGGTGCTCAGGTCCGCCCGTGCGCTGAGTCACGCGGACCTGCCGTCCGTCTGTCCGCACGACGACACCCTGGCGTGCGTCACGGTCCCTGTCGACGGGGACTGGAGTCTGCAGTCGCTGCTGGCAGACGGAGGGCTCGAGTCACCTCCTGAGAGCGCCGCCGGCGTGCCCGGCTGGACGGGGATCGGTCCGCTCGGACTCAGCCGGGTCGCTGAGGACGGCACACAGGTCGGCCGCATCGTGGACGGACAGCTGACCTGGCAGATTGATACGACGCAGACCTTTGCCGCCGGCCAGTCCACCGACACCGGCTGGTCCTTCTACAGCTTCGGCGACGGCTCGGTCCTGGTCGGCTCGATCGGGCTCGGCACCGGGCCACCGGCTGACGGTGAGGCCTGGGACATGACGGATCAGCTGACGCTGGGCATGGACGCCGAGACCGGGGAGGTGCTGTGGCGGGCGCCAGCCACCTCCAACTTCTGTGACCCCGACATGACGGGCGCGGACGACGACCCACTCCTGGCCTGCCTGTGGCGCGACGGACAGGCTGTGGCCCAGGATGGTTCGCTCACCTACCAAGACATCGACATCGACCTCGTCCGGCTCGACCCGATGACCGGTGAGCGGCTCTGGCAGGTGGGGCTCGGAGCGACCACCTCCGCGGATGCGGAGCCCTCGCGTCCCGAGCCGTGGCTGGTCAGTCCCACCGAGGTCGCGGTCACAGCGTCCGACGGCTTGCGGATCATCGACATCGAGACCGGGGCGGATCGCCCGGCGACCACGTCGGACCGGCACTGGGTGGAGGACCATGACCTGGTCGACATCCAGACGCCGGGCATCGCGAAGGACCGGGTCCTGGCCTCGGACCGATATCAGCTCCTTGACGGCACCGGCGAGTCAGCGCCAGGTGCGCCGTGGCCGCTGCCCGGCCCCATCGGCACTGCCCTCGCGGAGGGGACGGGAGTGGTCGTGGCGGAGCCGGACGGCCTGACCGCCTATGCCGACCCAGGTGCAGGCCGGTGA